From Camelina sativa cultivar DH55 chromosome 20, Cs, whole genome shotgun sequence, the proteins below share one genomic window:
- the LOC104769346 gene encoding WD repeat-containing protein 43 isoform X2 → MNLVNIRDVLTSFSPALDYLAISTGDGRIKIWDTVKGQVQTEFADIASTEETNIYTKVAKGHLSVDYTCMKWLSLEKKKKRKLGTSVLVLGTGGGDVLALDVASGQLKWRISDCHPGGVNAVSSSARASCIYSGGADGMVCQIDPHSGNLIRKFKASTKAVSSLCVSPDGKILVTASAQLKTFNCSDLKKIQKFTGHPGGVRCVAFTEDGKYVLSSAAGERYIAVWKSDGAKKQSASCVLALEHPPVFVDSWGETNEKGLYVLAISEIGVCYFWYASNVEELCNAKPTKVALATEDSPLKHHKGSLPIIFAAKLQGILKPGSAHAFIASGLLVKPSFQKMVLQFGTDMVLNASKDGILLPIAQVSKSSKGQGVQNRVITLDRAHAEDALLPIARVADLHEKLHSSDKDTDMVDQSQADHEETFSMEDKLRSLGILGGTDEQKNLTYASIIDGIDLEAYLPPKKLKSAVLSMEPSSAFKTLDALVAMWQTRACGGRHLLPWIYSIMVNHSHYIMSQEPKNQQLLNTLLKITKSRGTALQQLLQISGRLQLVTAQINKAAGNQTQTTAHDHEIDESEDEEEDVEEHFYGENDNESDLSSDDGKDKDDSLMEM, encoded by the exons ATGAATTTGGTGAACATTAGAGACGTTTTGACTTCTTTCAGTCCTGCTCTAGACTATCTCGCTATTAGCACAGGCGATGGCCGTATTAAG ATTTGGGATACCGTAAAGGGTCAGGTCCAAACAGAGTTTGCTGATATTGCATCTACAGAGGAGACGAACATATATACTAAAGTTGCCAAAGGTCACCTTTCTGTCGATTATACTTGCATGAAATGGCTGTCTCTGGAGAAAAAG aagaagagaaaacttgGAACTTCCGTATTGGTATTAGGAACTGGTGGAGGAGATGTTTTAGCGCTTGATGTGGCTTCTGGTCAGCTAAAATGGAGAATAAGTGATTGTCATCCCGG TGGTGTCAATGCTGTTTCATCTTCAGCAAGGGCCTCGTGCATATACAGTGGTGGGGCAGATGGGATGGTTTGTCAAATTGATCCCCATAGTGGAAATCTGATCAGAAAGTTCAAAGCTTCAACAAAAGCAGTTTCTTCTTTATGCGTTTCACCAG ATGGAAAAATATTAGTCACTGCATCTGCTCAGTTGAAGACTTTTAACTGCTCAGATCTCAAGAAGATACAGAAGTTTACTGGTCATCCT GGAGGTGTACGTTGTGTGGCTTTTACCGAGGATGGGAAGTACGTCCTCTCATCCGCAGCCGGTGAAAGATATATTGCAGTATGGAAATCAGATGGTGCAAAGAAGCAGTCAGCTAGCTGTGTTCTTGCGTTGGAGCACCCTCCCGTCTTCGTGGATAGTTGGggtgaaacaaatgaaaaagggTTATATGTTTTAGCGATTTCAGAAATAGGTGTCTGTTATTTTTGGTATGCATCAAATGTTGAGGAGCTATGCAATGCAAAGCCTACAAAAGTCGCATTAGCAACTGAAGATTCTCCACTCAAACACCATAAGGGATCATTGCCTATAATCTTTGCTGCCAAATTACAAGGCATTTTGAAGCCTGGATCTGCGCATGCATTTATTGCATCCGGATTGCTGGTGAAACCGTCATTCCAGAAAATGGTGTTGCAGTTTGGCACAGACATGGTgctgaatgcctctaaggatgggATCCTTCTCCCCATCGCTCAAGTTTCCAAGTCCAGCAAGGGCCAAGGCGTGCAGAATAGAG ttATAACATTAGACCGGGCACATGCGGAGGATGCTTTGCTGCCAATCGCAAGGGTTGCTGATCTGCATGAGAAATTGCACTCATCTGATAAGGATACTGATATGGTTGACCAAAGTCAAGCTG aTCATGAGGAAACATTTAGCATGGAGGATAAGTTGAGATCGTTAGGGATACTAGGAGGTACAGATGAACAAAAGAACCTTACCTATGCTTCGATAATTGATGGAATTGATCTTGAGGCTTATCTACCACCAAAGAAG TTAAAGTCTGCTGTTTTGTCAATGGAACCCTCTTCTGCATTCAAGACTCTAGATGCTTTGGTTGCTATGTGGCAGACAAG GGCATGTGGTGGGAGGCATCTTCTACCATGGATTTACAGCATAATGGTGAATCATAGTCATTACATCATGtctcaagaaccaaaaaatCAACAGCTGCTTAATACATTGCTTAAG ATTACCAAGTCCCGAGGAACGGCTCTTCAACAGTTACTACAGATATCAGGGCGCTTACAACTTGTTACAGCCCAG ATCAATAAAGCTGCAGGAAATCAGACTCAAACAACAGCTCACGATCACGAGATTGATGAAAgtgaggatgaggaagaagatgtagAAGAGCATTTCTATGGTGAGAATGATAATGAATCCGATTTAAGCAGCGACGATGGAAAGGATAAag ATGATTCCTTGATGGAGATGTAA
- the LOC104769346 gene encoding WD repeat-containing protein 43 isoform X1: MNLVNIRDVLTSFSPALDYLAISTGDGRIKIWDTVKGQVQTEFADIASTEETNIYTKVAKGHLSVDYTCMKWLSLEKKKKRKLGTSVLVLGTGGGDVLALDVASGQLKWRISDCHPGGVNAVSSSARASCIYSGGADGMVCQIDPHSGNLIRKFKASTKAVSSLCVSPDGKILVTASAQLKTFNCSDLKKIQKFTGHPGGVRCVAFTEDGKYVLSSAAGERYIAVWKSDGAKKQSASCVLALEHPPVFVDSWGETNEKGLYVLAISEIGVCYFWYASNVEELCNAKPTKVALATEDSPLKHHKGSLPIIFAAKLQGILKPGSAHAFIASGLLVKPSFQKMVLQFGTDMVLNASKDGILLPIAQVSKSSKGQGVQNRVITLDRAHAEDALLPIARVADLHEKLHSSDKDTDMVDQSQAGEFSITALKSHRPDADHEETFSMEDKLRSLGILGGTDEQKNLTYASIIDGIDLEAYLPPKKLKSAVLSMEPSSAFKTLDALVAMWQTRACGGRHLLPWIYSIMVNHSHYIMSQEPKNQQLLNTLLKITKSRGTALQQLLQISGRLQLVTAQINKAAGNQTQTTAHDHEIDESEDEEEDVEEHFYGENDNESDLSSDDGKDKDDSLMEM, from the exons ATGAATTTGGTGAACATTAGAGACGTTTTGACTTCTTTCAGTCCTGCTCTAGACTATCTCGCTATTAGCACAGGCGATGGCCGTATTAAG ATTTGGGATACCGTAAAGGGTCAGGTCCAAACAGAGTTTGCTGATATTGCATCTACAGAGGAGACGAACATATATACTAAAGTTGCCAAAGGTCACCTTTCTGTCGATTATACTTGCATGAAATGGCTGTCTCTGGAGAAAAAG aagaagagaaaacttgGAACTTCCGTATTGGTATTAGGAACTGGTGGAGGAGATGTTTTAGCGCTTGATGTGGCTTCTGGTCAGCTAAAATGGAGAATAAGTGATTGTCATCCCGG TGGTGTCAATGCTGTTTCATCTTCAGCAAGGGCCTCGTGCATATACAGTGGTGGGGCAGATGGGATGGTTTGTCAAATTGATCCCCATAGTGGAAATCTGATCAGAAAGTTCAAAGCTTCAACAAAAGCAGTTTCTTCTTTATGCGTTTCACCAG ATGGAAAAATATTAGTCACTGCATCTGCTCAGTTGAAGACTTTTAACTGCTCAGATCTCAAGAAGATACAGAAGTTTACTGGTCATCCT GGAGGTGTACGTTGTGTGGCTTTTACCGAGGATGGGAAGTACGTCCTCTCATCCGCAGCCGGTGAAAGATATATTGCAGTATGGAAATCAGATGGTGCAAAGAAGCAGTCAGCTAGCTGTGTTCTTGCGTTGGAGCACCCTCCCGTCTTCGTGGATAGTTGGggtgaaacaaatgaaaaagggTTATATGTTTTAGCGATTTCAGAAATAGGTGTCTGTTATTTTTGGTATGCATCAAATGTTGAGGAGCTATGCAATGCAAAGCCTACAAAAGTCGCATTAGCAACTGAAGATTCTCCACTCAAACACCATAAGGGATCATTGCCTATAATCTTTGCTGCCAAATTACAAGGCATTTTGAAGCCTGGATCTGCGCATGCATTTATTGCATCCGGATTGCTGGTGAAACCGTCATTCCAGAAAATGGTGTTGCAGTTTGGCACAGACATGGTgctgaatgcctctaaggatgggATCCTTCTCCCCATCGCTCAAGTTTCCAAGTCCAGCAAGGGCCAAGGCGTGCAGAATAGAG ttATAACATTAGACCGGGCACATGCGGAGGATGCTTTGCTGCCAATCGCAAGGGTTGCTGATCTGCATGAGAAATTGCACTCATCTGATAAGGATACTGATATGGTTGACCAAAGTCAAGCTGGTGAGTTTTCCATCACGGCACTGAAGTCTCACCGTCCTGATGCAG aTCATGAGGAAACATTTAGCATGGAGGATAAGTTGAGATCGTTAGGGATACTAGGAGGTACAGATGAACAAAAGAACCTTACCTATGCTTCGATAATTGATGGAATTGATCTTGAGGCTTATCTACCACCAAAGAAG TTAAAGTCTGCTGTTTTGTCAATGGAACCCTCTTCTGCATTCAAGACTCTAGATGCTTTGGTTGCTATGTGGCAGACAAG GGCATGTGGTGGGAGGCATCTTCTACCATGGATTTACAGCATAATGGTGAATCATAGTCATTACATCATGtctcaagaaccaaaaaatCAACAGCTGCTTAATACATTGCTTAAG ATTACCAAGTCCCGAGGAACGGCTCTTCAACAGTTACTACAGATATCAGGGCGCTTACAACTTGTTACAGCCCAG ATCAATAAAGCTGCAGGAAATCAGACTCAAACAACAGCTCACGATCACGAGATTGATGAAAgtgaggatgaggaagaagatgtagAAGAGCATTTCTATGGTGAGAATGATAATGAATCCGATTTAAGCAGCGACGATGGAAAGGATAAag ATGATTCCTTGATGGAGATGTAA